ttttaggGGGGTTGTGTACAcgcactgccaacacacatttaagcTCATACAACTTGTAAAAGTATATGTAGcgtccgatgacccctttaacaataaGCGTGCACATCAAATGATCTTGACTCACTGGACCTGGATCGAATTAATGAGATTGCGTGAACTCTAATTGTTGTTTATAAAACCACTTTAGTCCCAATTGGTTTCTACGTTTATTTCAAGTCAGATTTTGGACTGTAATCCCTGGTTGTTTTAGCATCTTTTATGACAGATGATTATGATTTATCCCCTAGTAGGCCTACAGTATATCATGACATTCTTTGTGCGCTGTTAAATGCTTAATAAACATTCTAAAAAAACAATTTCCTTTTCATCTATTTAACACTTCACTATAATCCTCAACTGGatttaatcttaaaaataaaatttaataagcaattacattttaaatttctaGTGGGAGAACTTGTCAACTACacagttaaataaaacaaaaataatggttTAAAGAAGGCCAATTTAATCTGTCCTGCACACATACAGATAAACATTCTCCAGAACTATCTCAGCACACACAGCAGCGCACATTCATGCACGACGAGTCTAACAAAAGATGGGATAATGTGGTTGTGAGGCCAAAGAAAgccattaaaataaagtgattaagcttaatcaataaaaatgaattactGTGAGGCTAAAATTGAGAGAAGAGTCCATGATTAGCACTTGTGCACAGGCTGCTCAAGACCTGAAAACGGTTTCCTAAATTGCAGTAAAACATTAGATCATCCCTGACCTGTCCAACCTTTATAATGGACAGTAACCAAACACCAGTGTACTTATGGACTACATGCCTGTGGGTCCAAGAGCAAATAAGAGGTGAACGCTGCCCCCTGTAGGACTAAAAGAATATTGCAAAAACAAGTTTTCTTCTGGACTGATTTCTGGTAGGCTATATTGAAGCGGAAAACAAGCCTTGTCACAGTAGAATGCCTTGTGAAGACTTCTGCAGACACTGTACTTTTTCTCTgttttacttgtaatgcatttccTTGGAGCTGAAAAATTACAAACTTGCCTCCTAGGGTTCTGCCTTTTCTGCTGAAACCACACACAAATCATCAGTAAGAGGGTTAACAGCTGCAGCACATGAATGAAAAGCTCTGTGTTGCTCAGGAGAGAAAAACAAGTCAAATCGGCATGACAGTGTCGCTAGGGGATCCTTATCCTGGTGGTTCgtctttacagatgaacttgtaCAACCTGGTACATGACAATATGTGACAATGACAGATACACTGGGGAAAACCAACATAAAATGTTGCAAAAACACTTTCTGTCAAAAGACAGATCATAAGGAAACACTGTGTGTAGCCAACAACATGCATGCATTCGAATTTATAAGAGTACAGAAGTTAGACCTTAAAAAGATGCTTATAAAAATGCAATGTAACATGAATAcactaaaatgacaatgcatataaaattatcaaaaaataaataccatAATGATAAAGCTTAAATGTATTACTCACCAATAATATGCAGTATCTAGCACATAGTTATGGATTAACCTCCTTTAAGAGTTCACAGCTTCTCCAACAGTTCACTGAGAATCATCATCCCTTTCCAGCAGTTCCAATAGTGAAGTCAATTGTTTAAAAGAGTCTACACTTTGATAGGTCCATGAGTACATGCTGGAAGGGGCATCATCTTACTAAGCATAGCAACTTATGGCATGCATGACATAAACTCGTACACACATtccaaataaacacacatttctCTGAAGGGTTTAATCAAATAAGCTTGGTTCACTTGCCATTTCAACTTAATCTGATCTGGTACACAAATAACCAAAGGTGGACAACATGTTCTGTGTAAACACTGCCTGAACAAATTACAGCTGTTCATGTAACATCAATAAAGGAAGCATCATGACCTTAAATACacctaaaacataataataaatcaaaacataACATCTTGTTTTGTGATTTTACAACTCAGAATGATTAGATCGGTTTTATATTGATAGACCAAAGAGTAAAGGTAAAGTAAAGActaaacagaagaaaaaataaactttgtagcaccatttaatttttttctttacctaACAGAAGTAATCTCagagtacatatatatatatatatatatatatatatatatatatatatatagggtcaATCTGGCCAATGGAGGTTGCTTAACCAATTTTAATTTTCCTAATTTACTTACCTCTATGTACTGGTATTGCAAAATTTAGTTTAACTACAGCGTTGGGTCTTTGTGTCAAGGGTCacaacaaattaaacaaacatttatgGAAACCTCAAAACTTCATCACTTTGGCTCAGGATAGTCCTATAGCTCCttgcaataacaataaaaaaaataacgtccagtgcacattttaaaataaaaacaagaagtaatcactccaaaaaaaaaaaaataaataaataaaaaaaataggaaaatggTCCAGCAACCAACTTTACACTTGAGAAGGATTGAccctattaatatatatatatatatatatatatatatatatatatatatatatatatatatatataaacatgaactaatttaacctgttagccataAATAATAAGCTCATAAACAATTGTGTTTGTGTTACATATTTTTCATGTATATAGTTCTCTCTGACTGACCATACCTGCTTTTATTCAGGTCTATATTCCCCAGTGTAGTCTCTTCAGCACATTTATCTGGcctgtgtttatatatatttctgtgtgATCAGTGGGAGGGGGGTTATTAATGTGTCATCTCTGCTGGTCCAGATTGTTTCCCGTCAGCAGGTCTCCTCCACAGGATCTATTCAGTAACTCTTTCAGTGCTTCATTGACATCTATATTAAACACGCTGCTAAAGCTACAGTTTGGGAAGGTGACCTGGAAAGAACCCACCACTTCCTGTACCCACTGCAGCTCAGCACACAGCTCCTTTTGCAAGGCCTCATAACGAGTCTGCCTCTCCTTATATCGCTCGCTCACTCGGCTAACGCTGGCATCCACACTCCTCATGTCTTCGTGAACACCCCTCCTCTGGGCCTCGACTTTACGAAACTCGTAACGGAGCTGGGACAACTCATGTCTGATGCTTTCGCTTTCTTCTTTGTACCACATCTCCTTCTCATTGTAGACAGACACTAGTGCATCAATGTCTTCCTGGAGGGAGTCGTGGGCCGACGCCAGCTGGCAGAAAGAGCCCTCCATGGCCGACACGTCCTCTTCCACCTGTGCGAAGCGTTCAAAGTTGATGTAGGTGTTGTTAGGAGGCATACTGGAGTGGGACTTGATGGTGTACTCTTTGAGACGCTTTGTCTTCAGCTGCCTacgctctctcttcctctctggtGCTTTGCTGCGTTCCTCTTTATGCTCGTTAGACTGCCAACAGACAATGGGGTTAAGACTGAGAGTGATGTTTAAGGACAGAGTGAGAGAAAGCCTATAAATGGCTTTCAGGCACACAATCACAAGCTCATAACATACCTTAATCCAGGGGTGGTTCAAGGCATCTTGAATTGTGAGTCTCTTTCTGAAACACATGATTAAGATTAATTTATAAGTGTTAATAAGATTAATTAATAAGATTAGTAATTTATGCCATATTACTTGCAACAAGTACAATATTCTGTTTTGTCCCAAACACAAagctcacactcaaacacaaacGACCTTAGATGATCTCAGCCCTCTGCACTTACTTGGTGTCCTTTTCCAGCAGTTGTCGTATAAAATTCTTGGCAAGCTCACTGGTGTGGCCAAAGAATTCTTCATCAAACTCATAGTTCATGGCTGAGATGTTTCCCAGAGTGTCTTGCTTCGTTTCTCCTAGGAAAGGAGATGCCCCACTCAGCCTACATTTAGAAAGCATATTAGCAACATATTAGACGTATTAGAACTTTGCTATAATCTCATATGCATTTATAGACttgataaaataatgattttgtgtACTTACAGGATATATGTTATAACACCAACACTCCTATAAAAGTAAagcattaaatttcatatttaaccatttaaaaaaagctCAAATGATTGAGATAtctacatttaatttacattcaAAAAATGATCCTTACCACATATCTGCTTCCAGTCCCAGTGGCTCATAATTCACAATCTCTGGAGCTGAAACCATAAAAACAAtatgaagttaaaaaaaaatattattttagaattggaataaatcattaaagaatagttcactctaaaatctaaaaattttaatttgtggaaaacatactcaccctcagaccatccaattttttttgttttttacattagatttttttaaatttagctttaaatcaatgggtgccatcagaatgaggactcaaactgctgtttaaaaacatcacaatactcCACAAGTAACCAACATGACTCCAGTCAATCAATCGacaaaaagcaaaagcaaaagctgCGTGCTTTGTAAGTAACAAATCATCATTAATGTGTAACTTTAAAAGTCCTATAATCAAAATATTGCATCACATAATTTTCctcacttcacaagacgttaactgatggacttgTGTCGCATTGATTACTtgtgggttattgtgatgttCTTATTTGAACTCTGATtttaatggcacccattcactgcagaggattcatggGTGAGCAAATGAAGTAAattctaaatttctccaaatctgttccaaagaagcaacaaactcatcttaatcttggatggcctgaaagtgagtaaatattcagcaaatgttcattttcgagtgaactgtccctttaaaatgtGTTAGGggtcattcacacagaacacatttttCTGTTCTGCACTGCTTTTGTGttatttttctatgtaaacatgctaGATGAACATGTTTGAATGTTGCGCTCATGAGGTATTGTATTGTTCACAGTGTATTAAGCATTACACAACAAATGTGGGACTCAAGGGCATTTTAAGAAACGCGATCTGTGTGAAAGGCTGTAGGCTTTAGGGTTTAAAACAGAAGATGTATCATACCAACAAACTCTGGTGTTCCAAAGATGTTTTTAAACTCAACACCTTCAGCAATCTTGTGGGCCAAGCCAAAATCTATGAGTTTGATTCGGGGGAGAAGGGCGTTCTTATCCAGAAGCATGATGTTTTCAGGCTGCAAACCGgaaaataaattacacacacagGAGCAAACCCACACTCATACACACGCAAAGACACACTGTTCTTCTGACAGAGCATTCTGCAACAATCCACATCTGTCAGCCCAAATGTGTTGTACTGTAATGTTCTGGGGCAGTGTTATGAGCCCAGTGGGTGTACTGTACCTTCAGGTCAAAATGAGCAATATTCCTTGTGTGCAAATAGTGCACGCCCTCTAGAATCTGTTTAATAAACTGTGTGGCTTCCTCCTCACTTAGAGACTCTTTCGCTGCCAAAAAGTCAAAAAGCTCTCCTCCAGACACcctataaatatacataatttcCTCTCAGTAACAATACGTGgttgaacattttaataaaattcgCACATAAAATATGATCCAAGCCCAAGCTTATGTAATACCGAAATCATTTATATAAGCATCAGAACAAGCTATGCTCACAGCTCTAAAATCAACACCACGTCTGTCTTGTTCTCAAACACATCATGTAACGTGACGATATTGGGATGGTGTATCTGCTGTAGGATGTTGACCTCTCGCTCAATCTCTTCTCGGAGCACACCTCGCCGGCTAGCAATACTCTGACGCTTCTTTATGAACTTGGCTGCAAAATCCCGGCCTGAACTCTTTTCACGACACTGCTTTACAATTGCAAACTGCCCACTGAAAAACACATGAACAGTTAtaaaacacacactgacacaagCAACACATCGCAATGCATCATTTAAGTGTTTATTCTGTATATAGAcacttaaaggtgctgtaagtaTTTGAATcatctaaagcataaaaataccataatatgtttgcagacatttaagaaacatgcttaagttaattaataattttttttatctgaaaaacaatgctacagtcagttattctcctttgaaaatttGCGTTCGGCATTCCGGGCCAGAATGTCAGTCTCTATTTTGGTTTGggaaacccgcccactgccagtttacccaattataTTTCggcaccccgggttgccagttggcagAAAACAGAACTTATTTCATTCGACGTCAAGTGCAGTTTAGTTGGGCAGGGTGAAagaaaaaccctctccaatattttgaatttggactgcaatacctagttcaactaCTTGGTGCCAATCCTGCATACAGGACCTTTAAAGgccaatgtactgtatataatatgttgtattttattttagattttttcatTTGTACACTGCAGGTTGTTGTTATATTCAGTTCATATCAGAGACTCAATTAAAATGTTGATGTTTTCATACTGTTTATGCAGAGTTAGCAATCTCTGATCCTCATTAGAATTGTGCTGGGATAAAAATTTTGGAGTCAGGTGCATGACCCCGTACCCCTCTATATAGCAACTATATGAATGCAGTTGTGTAATGTGTATCATATGTATTGCAGCAATCAGCAAGTATTTGATAAACCACCaagtaaacagttatttttttacCTGCCAAGTTCCTCTCCAATCTCATAGCAATTCTCGACCTGCTGCTGCTTGAACACAGCCATTGTGAtcttatttaagaaaaaagaagagaaaaagattATTAGATTTACTGGACTCATAACAAACAGTATACACAGAAAAATGTATAGGCCTAATTGTTATTCAATCTCTATGAATAAATAAACTAAGTAAAATCTCAATTTAATGCACATACAGTACAATAATGTTAATCATACAGTATCATATGGTTTGTTGTGACCTAAATATTTCATTCATGATGGTGGGACAAATTTAGATCGATCTTAAGTGTGCAAGAAAAGGCTGAGGCCTCACCTATATTTTAGCCTAACTTTATCCAAGGAAAACTGGTGAAAAATTAAAAACTCACAAAATTTTCAATGGAAACTGACAAGATATGCTTCTCATCTTGTAACACTTTTAATGTGCAGTCGATGCTTCCATCGAGAAAGAAGCATATTTTTTACCTGACAAACACGACCATTTTAACTACTGTTCATCCTGGAGGTAGCTGCGATCGTCACAACACCGGATAAATAGCAGATCTCCAAAAAGAACTGCGGTCAAAAACATGGTGTAATTCCACTccctttgtttgttttaattttcgaaattttagaaaattaaagAAATGAAACGTAACTGCAGTAAAAATCAGCAAACGCATTCCCACAGCGGTAACATATAAGGACTCACCTAAAGAGTTCGTGTGACATTTACATGTGTAATGTATCTATTAAAAGGAAGTAAAATAACAAGGAATGTACCCACCTGTCATCACCAACAAATATGTTATGTTTCTGAATCCTATCATGCGCTCACGCGACTTTCTTTACAGACCATTGAAAAAAAGCGCACGAGTCCCAGGCCCcagcaccagcagcagcagcagcgtgtcGTGTTTAAGTGGACACGCCACCTGTTGAACTCATGCCTGAGCATAAAAACGACAACAGACTGACAGGCGTGTCCCTTTGCTAAAAACATAACACAGCATAAGGGATTTTTTCTGAATTATATCTAGATTGGACGGTTGTTGCTTGCTGTGTATCACATAATGATGTCGTCTGTTGTCTCACTCTTCTGTTCTGTTTACTGCTGACATGTGCTGAAGATTAGCATTTTTAACATGTGACAAACAGTTGTATGTAGTTTTTGTAATACATGAGCATACCAAGTGTTTTTAGAATGTATTTATCATTTgccacaatttattttaatgagaAATATGCTTCGTTAAACTACATAGATATTTTTCACTCTGTGCcccatcaaaaaatatttttatttatttatttaattcataaattgAAAACATATTCCTCGTAGAACAGCATAAACTGCTTCAGCATAAAGTTAGGACTAATTCCTTTTTTCCCATCATTTAATCTAAAACactttaattaaatgttacataaaatgtattcatatctAGCTAACATGCAAATTGTGAGGcctaatattaaaatgcaaaatccAGGCTCGCATCACATTGTCTTTTATGCTTTGAGGCTGATAATCAAAATCATCAAACTGTATCGAAACATGGCAATAATGTGAACTATTTGACACTGGTAGTATGaaaatctaatattttttattaataataaaactcgAGAAATGTTTCCCCCCACATTCATTTGTTACATGCTGATACTTTATAAAAGTGTGCAGTGGTTATAGTTCCTGATCCAAACTGTTTTCCAAATCCAAACCAGGtttttaatctttaatctttaTACAATACTGCAATTCAAGCGGAAGAACCTTCCAAAGATAGTGAAACAAAATCACACTGAACCCGTACGTCGTTACTGACTACAGGCAGATAAACTCAAACAATAGAACCCTTTTACATTTGCACGATCACACATTTACGTAGGAGGAAACTAAGCAAATGAAGTGTGCCATTCTTCCTGTTGCAGTATGTAAGTGATGTTATGAACGTTTGAAGGTGGAAAGTTGGCTTTACTGGATGCGTACAGTGCATTTGTGCAGGGAGGGAGATGCTCACAATGGAGCAAATAGAGGCAGCCTTGTACCAGAAGAAAAAGAGGTCTGAGAAATTAAATGAGAGGCAGATGGAAAGAATGGAGGGAACGGGGAAAGACCTCAGCATGGACAGAGGACTACAGAAGGAGCATATCCTTAAGTGGTTTGTGGAGACTCAGGCTGTGCTCATCTTGTGTGACGGAAGTTTTCCGCCCTGGTTCCAGGGCTTCATCTCCAGACAGTAAGAACTAATGAGAGATAAGAGGTTTAGGAAATGTTTCATCATGAGCTGTAAAAGCATCTGAACAAATTAAATATGCCTACTGTCTGTTTTGAGGTAATGGTAATGAGATGCAAATGTTTATGATTGTGAATTGAGGCAGTTGCTCTGGTGCACTGTGGTATCTGTTGCTGTTTGCAGTGAAGCAGAAGATCAGCTCAGAGACAAGAATGTTGGTTGCTTCCTTATCAGACTCAGCGAAAAAGCCATTGGATATATTCTTTCATACAAGTAAGAATAACAATTTTTCTGTAACACTACCATAATAGCTCATTTGTTATCATTATTTAATGCATTGGCTAACATAACCTAACAACGATCTATATAAGAATGAATTGAATTCAAATACAATTGTTCATTGTCTGCTCATGTTAGTTCACATCTCAATAAAgaatgttaatattatatttttaaatattaaaacttttcGAAATGTATTATGTTGAAACACTAAGATAAATCAATTCTGTAGAAGTTATAGTTCGTTAACTAATATTGACAAAtcagaccttattgtaaagtgttaccaaatatagTCATTTTAAGCAGATCCTacagtatattacagtatattatgtcAAAACCCCTAAAACGTAGAGGGAAAATAAACTTGTTAATGGttcaaacctttaaaaaaaaaaaaaaaaaaaaaagctgaagtgTGAAGTGTGAAGCTACAGTGTTTTCGGTTGTTTAATTTCTCTAATGCTTTATGCTGACAGAGGACAGGATCGTTGTCGCCATTTTGTCATAAATCAAACCAAGACTGGCCTGTTCGACATTTCTGGTGATTCCACCACTCATAACAGTCTGACAGAGCTGATCAGTCACTTTAAAACCACACCAATCCAGCCTTTTGGAGAGTACCTGACTTCATATAACACAGATATGGACTCTGTGGAAGAGGTATCAATCATACTTTGCATTCtttttaaaggtgcactcagtaaTTATTCTTCATTAAAACAGTCTTATATAAAGAAATGAATAGTACTTTTAAAATCATGTTCAATCACATTAGAAGAAGAATCTGTTTAATATAAGTACCCTTTATTTGATCACATGACCAGCCAAATTTCACACACTTTATCTTCGtaatccaagaaaaaaaaaaacatggttaactGTGAATAAATTGTTAATGGCATCAGCATGTAAACTGTTTGAGTGTAGGGCATATTGGCAAGCACAACatactaagaaaaaaaataaataataaaaaaccctAAGTTCACCTTTGAATACATGAAAACAAAGAGAATATCAACATGGTAGGAAATGGTTTACAATGCTTGTCCTTTTCCATTGTCATTCTTCTAGGATGACAAAAATGAGCTTTATGATGTGTTTCAAAATAAGCCAAGAGGCAGCGCGGGTGTTAGCGTTAAGGCTCTAAGAAGTTTATGGGAACAAGCTAGCAATATCCCTCAAAACACGCCTCCTTGTCTGTATTCTAAAAGTGGCCGGAAGCTTGAGATCTCCACCTCTATTGACAGGAACAGCCTGTCCCAGGTAACCAAGTCAGCTCTAGTAACCATGGCTAATTCTGATGTAAAACCTTTTTACATATCTAGTGTTGAAATTCATTCATGTGTTGTATAAATCATTAGGGTACGAAGGTTCCACCATTGCCAAAGAAGAATACATCACTTCGGAATTCCTTAAGTGCCAGTTTTCCTGGTACAAATCCTTCACAAGAACAACACAGCTTTTCAGAATCAAGGACATCTGGAAGGGCAGGGGGTGATGAGAGAGCAAACGGCAAAAAAAGCGAAACCTTCAACACAGAAGGCTACAACTCCCAATTTAAATTGCCTATCCACGACGAAACCTCTAATTCTTGTAACATTATGCACTCCACCCCTCAACAACCTCCTTTAGCTCCACCCAAAACAGCCTCCTGCTCTTATGCAGTCCTTGATCTTAAAAAACACAATAGTGGAGCTTGGCGAGAGCCCTATACTGACCAAGAAGCCCTACAGCCCAACCCACTCTACCAGACTGCATCAGCGGTGTGTGCTGGACAGAAGGACCAGCCCGGGCAAGAATATGACAACCGTATAAAGCTCATCGACAACATCCTATTAGCAGAAAACCCATATCAAGACATACCTGAACAACGGGACAGTAATACCTATGAACACATAGCTGAGAG
The genomic region above belongs to Carassius carassius chromosome 3, fCarCar2.1, whole genome shotgun sequence and contains:
- the LOC132119852 gene encoding death-associated protein kinase 3-like isoform X1 — translated: MAVFKQQQVENCYEIGEELGSGQFAIVKQCREKSSGRDFAAKFIKKRQSIASRRGVLREEIEREVNILQQIHHPNIVTLHDVFENKTDVVLILELVSGGELFDFLAAKESLSEEEATQFIKQILEGVHYLHTRNIAHFDLKPENIMLLDKNALLPRIKLIDFGLAHKIAEGVEFKNIFGTPEFVAPEIVNYEPLGLEADMWSVGVITYILLSGASPFLGETKQDTLGNISAMNYEFDEEFFGHTSELAKNFIRQLLEKDTKKRLTIQDALNHPWIKSNEHKEERSKAPERKRERRQLKTKRLKEYTIKSHSSMPPNNTYINFERFAQVEEDVSAMEGSFCQLASAHDSLQEDIDALVSVYNEKEMWYKEESESIRHELSQLRYEFRKVEAQRRGVHEDMRSVDASVSRVSERYKERQTRYEALQKELCAELQWVQEVVGSFQVTFPNCSFSSVFNIDVNEALKELLNRSCGGDLLTGNNLDQQR
- the LOC132119852 gene encoding death-associated protein kinase 3-like isoform X2, translated to MAVFKQQQVENCYEIGEELGSGQFAIVKQCREKSSGRDFAAKFIKKRQSIASRRGVLREEIEREVNILQQIHHPNIVTLHDVFENKTDVVLILELVSGGELFDFLAAKESLSEEEATQFIKQILEGVHYLHTRNIAHFDLKPENIMLLDKNALLPRIKLIDFGLAHKIAEGVEFKNIFGTPEFVAPEIVNYEPLGLEADMWLSGASPFLGETKQDTLGNISAMNYEFDEEFFGHTSELAKNFIRQLLEKDTKKRLTIQDALNHPWIKSNEHKEERSKAPERKRERRQLKTKRLKEYTIKSHSSMPPNNTYINFERFAQVEEDVSAMEGSFCQLASAHDSLQEDIDALVSVYNEKEMWYKEESESIRHELSQLRYEFRKVEAQRRGVHEDMRSVDASVSRVSERYKERQTRYEALQKELCAELQWVQEVVGSFQVTFPNCSFSSVFNIDVNEALKELLNRSCGGDLLTGNNLDQQR
- the sh2d7 gene encoding SH2 domain-containing protein 7, which codes for MLTMEQIEAALYQKKKRSEKLNERQMERMEGTGKDLSMDRGLQKEHILKWFVETQAVLILCDGSFPPWFQGFISRHEAEDQLRDKNVGCFLIRLSEKAIGYILSYKGQDRCRHFVINQTKTGLFDISGDSTTHNSLTELISHFKTTPIQPFGEYLTSYNTDMDSVEEDDKNELYDVFQNKPRGSAGVSVKALRSLWEQASNIPQNTPPCLYSKSGRKLEISTSIDRNSLSQGTKVPPLPKKNTSLRNSLSASFPGTNPSQEQHSFSESRTSGRAGGDERANGKKSETFNTEGYNSQFKLPIHDETSNSCNIMHSTPQQPPLAPPKTASCSYAVLDLKKHNSGAWREPYTDQEALQPNPLYQTASAVCAGQKDQPGQEYDNRIKLIDNILLAENPYQDIPEQRDSNTYEHIAESNTYEDIRVTDSNTYASLDEMQPHTSSILGKKNHKWWKLRLENKK